A genomic region of Elaeis guineensis isolate ETL-2024a chromosome 9, EG11, whole genome shotgun sequence contains the following coding sequences:
- the LOC105051473 gene encoding uncharacterized GPI-anchored protein At1g61900 isoform X3 yields the protein MELLNADSRLRSTIYHRFLIFAIWLCGFQQVVSQEVVLKPKSSVPDKFVLSDPPAGLFDPIEISPAVIPRNPYPVEPLPPMYPSFPSTYEPILTGKCPVNFSSISDIVDKTASDCSAPLAALVGNVICCPQVNSLMHIFQATYSSESNTLVLHQAAANDCFSDVMNILASRGANSTIPTLCSVKPSNLTGGSCPVKEITSFEKTVNTSKLLDACSAVDPLKECCRPICQPAIMEAALRISLGGASMLEISNIPGSGTTVSVVNDCKGVVYAWLSRKLSPEAANAAFRILSGCKVNKVCPLTFEEPSSVIKACRDVASPNPSCCASLNTYIAAIQKQMLITNRQAINCATLFGSMLQKGGVMTNVYELCDVDLKDFSLQAYGQQGCLLRSLPADIVLDNVTGFSFTCDLSDNVAAPWPSSSSLSSLSLCAPEMSLPALPIPQMSRSSDSIRTSNLHNVFNPPR from the exons ATGGAGCTGCTTAATGCTGATTCTCGCCTTCGCA GTACAATCTATCATCGATttctcatatttgcaatttggtTATGTGGTTTCCAGCAAGTTGTGTCTCAGGAAGTGGTACTTAAACCAAAGTCCAGCGTTCCTGATAAATTTGTGCTGTCTGATCCTCCTGCTGGcctctttgatccaatagagatcTCTCCTGCTGTCATTCCACGTAATCCATATCCTGTAGAACCACTACCACCAATGTATCCGTCCTTTCCAAGCACATATGAGCCAATTTTGACTGGGAAATGCCCTGTAAATTTTTCTTCAATATCAGATATTGTGGATAAGACTGCCTCTGATTGTTCTGCACCTTTAGCAGCATTAGTTGGGAACGTTATTTGTTGTCCCCAGGTTAATAGTTTGATGCACATTTTCCAAGCCACTTATAGCAGTGAATCTAACACGCTTGTTCTGCACCAGGCTGCTGCTAATGATTGTTTTTCAGATGTCATGAACATATTAGCTAGCAGAGGGGCAAACAGTACTATCCCTACACTTTGCTCTGTGAAACCATCAAATCTTACTGGTGGTTCATGTCCTGTGAAGGAGATTACATCATTTGAGAAAACAGTTAACACAAGCAAACTGCTAGATGCATGCAGTGCAGTTGACCCACTTAAGGAGTGCTGCAGGCCCATCTGTCAACCTGCAATCATGGAAGCTGCACTTCGCATCTCTCTAGGAGGAGCAAGTATGCTTGAGATTTCTAATATACCTGGGAGTGGCACCACAGTCAGTGTTGTCAATGACTGTAAAGGGGTGGTGTATGCTTGGCTTTCTAGGAAGCTCTCACCAGAGGCTGCTAATGCTGCTTTTCGGATATTATCTGGCTGCAAAGTTAACAAAG TTTGTCCCTTGACATTTGAAGAGCCTTCGTCAGTTATCAAAGCATGCCGTGATGTGGCTTCTCCGAATCCTTCCTGCTGTGCTTCATTGAATACTTATATTGCAGCAATACAAAAACAAATGCTGATAACAAATAGGCAAGCCATCAACTGCGCGACACTCTTTGGGTCAATGCTACAGAAAGGAGGTGTTATGACAAATGTATATGAACTTTGTGATGTTGACTTGAAAGACTTCAGCCTTCAGG CATATGGGCAACAAG GCTGTCTGcttcggagtttaccagcagaCATTGTACTTGATAATGTGACAGGCTTTAGCTTTACATGTGACTTGAGTGACAATGTTGCTGCACCATGGCCTTCCTCATCTTCTCTTTCATCCTTGTCCCTTTGTGCCCCTG AGATGTCATTGCCGGCGTTACCAATACCACAGATGTCTAGAAGCTCAG ATTCAATCAGAACATCAAATTTGCACAATGTTTTTAATCCACCAAGATAA
- the LOC105051473 gene encoding uncharacterized GPI-anchored protein At1g61900 isoform X4: MELLNADSRLRSTIYHRFLIFAIWLCGFQQVVSQEVVLKPKSSVPDKFVLSDPPAGLFDPIEISPAVIPRNPYPVEPLPPMYPSFPSTYEPILTGKCPVNFSSISDIVDKTASDCSAPLAALVGNVICCPQVNSLMHIFQATYSSESNTLVLHQAAANDCFSDVMNILASRGANSTIPTLCSVKPSNLTGGSCPVKEITSFEKTVNTSKLLDACSAVDPLKECCRPICQPAIMEAALRISLGGASMLEISNIPGSGTTVSVVNDCKGVVYAWLSRKLSPEAANAAFRILSGCKVNKVCPLTFEEPSSVIKACRDVASPNPSCCASLNTYIAAIQKQMLITNRQAINCATLFGSMLQKGGVMTNVYELCDVDLKDFSLQAYGQQGCLLRSLPADIVLDNVTGFSFTCDLSDNVAAPWPSSSSLSSLSLCAPEMSLPALPIPQMSRSSGRKMYSLT; this comes from the exons ATGGAGCTGCTTAATGCTGATTCTCGCCTTCGCA GTACAATCTATCATCGATttctcatatttgcaatttggtTATGTGGTTTCCAGCAAGTTGTGTCTCAGGAAGTGGTACTTAAACCAAAGTCCAGCGTTCCTGATAAATTTGTGCTGTCTGATCCTCCTGCTGGcctctttgatccaatagagatcTCTCCTGCTGTCATTCCACGTAATCCATATCCTGTAGAACCACTACCACCAATGTATCCGTCCTTTCCAAGCACATATGAGCCAATTTTGACTGGGAAATGCCCTGTAAATTTTTCTTCAATATCAGATATTGTGGATAAGACTGCCTCTGATTGTTCTGCACCTTTAGCAGCATTAGTTGGGAACGTTATTTGTTGTCCCCAGGTTAATAGTTTGATGCACATTTTCCAAGCCACTTATAGCAGTGAATCTAACACGCTTGTTCTGCACCAGGCTGCTGCTAATGATTGTTTTTCAGATGTCATGAACATATTAGCTAGCAGAGGGGCAAACAGTACTATCCCTACACTTTGCTCTGTGAAACCATCAAATCTTACTGGTGGTTCATGTCCTGTGAAGGAGATTACATCATTTGAGAAAACAGTTAACACAAGCAAACTGCTAGATGCATGCAGTGCAGTTGACCCACTTAAGGAGTGCTGCAGGCCCATCTGTCAACCTGCAATCATGGAAGCTGCACTTCGCATCTCTCTAGGAGGAGCAAGTATGCTTGAGATTTCTAATATACCTGGGAGTGGCACCACAGTCAGTGTTGTCAATGACTGTAAAGGGGTGGTGTATGCTTGGCTTTCTAGGAAGCTCTCACCAGAGGCTGCTAATGCTGCTTTTCGGATATTATCTGGCTGCAAAGTTAACAAAG TTTGTCCCTTGACATTTGAAGAGCCTTCGTCAGTTATCAAAGCATGCCGTGATGTGGCTTCTCCGAATCCTTCCTGCTGTGCTTCATTGAATACTTATATTGCAGCAATACAAAAACAAATGCTGATAACAAATAGGCAAGCCATCAACTGCGCGACACTCTTTGGGTCAATGCTACAGAAAGGAGGTGTTATGACAAATGTATATGAACTTTGTGATGTTGACTTGAAAGACTTCAGCCTTCAGG CATATGGGCAACAAG GCTGTCTGcttcggagtttaccagcagaCATTGTACTTGATAATGTGACAGGCTTTAGCTTTACATGTGACTTGAGTGACAATGTTGCTGCACCATGGCCTTCCTCATCTTCTCTTTCATCCTTGTCCCTTTGTGCCCCTG AGATGTCATTGCCGGCGTTACCAATACCACAGATGTCTAGAAGCTCAG
- the LOC105051473 gene encoding uncharacterized GPI-anchored protein At1g61900 isoform X1 — MELLNADSRLRSTIYHRFLIFAIWLCGFQQVVSQEVVLKPKSSVPDKFVLSDPPAGLFDPIEISPAVIPRNPYPVEPLPPMYPSFPSTYEPILTGKCPVNFSSISDIVDKTASDCSAPLAALVGNVICCPQVNSLMHIFQATYSSESNTLVLHQAAANDCFSDVMNILASRGANSTIPTLCSVKPSNLTGGSCPVKEITSFEKTVNTSKLLDACSAVDPLKECCRPICQPAIMEAALRISLGGASMLEISNIPGSGTTVSVVNDCKGVVYAWLSRKLSPEAANAAFRILSGCKVNKVCPLTFEEPSSVIKACRDVASPNPSCCASLNTYIAAIQKQMLITNRQAINCATLFGSMLQKGGVMTNVYELCDVDLKDFSLQAYGQQGCLLRSLPADIVLDNVTGFSFTCDLSDNVAAPWPSSSSLSSLSLCAPEMSLPALPIPQMSRSSGSYGLEMRTLIPFMYLVSSLLF; from the exons ATGGAGCTGCTTAATGCTGATTCTCGCCTTCGCA GTACAATCTATCATCGATttctcatatttgcaatttggtTATGTGGTTTCCAGCAAGTTGTGTCTCAGGAAGTGGTACTTAAACCAAAGTCCAGCGTTCCTGATAAATTTGTGCTGTCTGATCCTCCTGCTGGcctctttgatccaatagagatcTCTCCTGCTGTCATTCCACGTAATCCATATCCTGTAGAACCACTACCACCAATGTATCCGTCCTTTCCAAGCACATATGAGCCAATTTTGACTGGGAAATGCCCTGTAAATTTTTCTTCAATATCAGATATTGTGGATAAGACTGCCTCTGATTGTTCTGCACCTTTAGCAGCATTAGTTGGGAACGTTATTTGTTGTCCCCAGGTTAATAGTTTGATGCACATTTTCCAAGCCACTTATAGCAGTGAATCTAACACGCTTGTTCTGCACCAGGCTGCTGCTAATGATTGTTTTTCAGATGTCATGAACATATTAGCTAGCAGAGGGGCAAACAGTACTATCCCTACACTTTGCTCTGTGAAACCATCAAATCTTACTGGTGGTTCATGTCCTGTGAAGGAGATTACATCATTTGAGAAAACAGTTAACACAAGCAAACTGCTAGATGCATGCAGTGCAGTTGACCCACTTAAGGAGTGCTGCAGGCCCATCTGTCAACCTGCAATCATGGAAGCTGCACTTCGCATCTCTCTAGGAGGAGCAAGTATGCTTGAGATTTCTAATATACCTGGGAGTGGCACCACAGTCAGTGTTGTCAATGACTGTAAAGGGGTGGTGTATGCTTGGCTTTCTAGGAAGCTCTCACCAGAGGCTGCTAATGCTGCTTTTCGGATATTATCTGGCTGCAAAGTTAACAAAG TTTGTCCCTTGACATTTGAAGAGCCTTCGTCAGTTATCAAAGCATGCCGTGATGTGGCTTCTCCGAATCCTTCCTGCTGTGCTTCATTGAATACTTATATTGCAGCAATACAAAAACAAATGCTGATAACAAATAGGCAAGCCATCAACTGCGCGACACTCTTTGGGTCAATGCTACAGAAAGGAGGTGTTATGACAAATGTATATGAACTTTGTGATGTTGACTTGAAAGACTTCAGCCTTCAGG CATATGGGCAACAAG GCTGTCTGcttcggagtttaccagcagaCATTGTACTTGATAATGTGACAGGCTTTAGCTTTACATGTGACTTGAGTGACAATGTTGCTGCACCATGGCCTTCCTCATCTTCTCTTTCATCCTTGTCCCTTTGTGCCCCTG AGATGTCATTGCCGGCGTTACCAATACCACAGATGTCTAGAAGCTCAG
- the LOC105051473 gene encoding uncharacterized GPI-anchored protein At1g61900 isoform X2, whose product MELLNADSRLRSTIYHRFLIFAIWLCGFQQVVSQEVVLKPKSSVPDKFVLSDPPAGLFDPIEISPAVIPRNPYPVEPLPPMYPSFPSTYEPILTGKCPVNFSSISDIVDKTASDCSAPLAALVGNVICCPQVNSLMHIFQATYSSESNTLVLHQAAANDCFSDVMNILASRGANSTIPTLCSVKPSNLTGGSCPVKEITSFEKTVNTSKLLDACSAVDPLKECCRPICQPAIMEAALRISLGGASMLEISNIPGSGTTVSVVNDCKGVVYAWLSRKLSPEAANAAFRILSGCKVNKVCPLTFEEPSSVIKACRDVASPNPSCCASLNTYIAAIQKQMLITNRQAINCATLFGSMLQKGGVMTNVYELCDVDLKDFSLQGCLLRSLPADIVLDNVTGFSFTCDLSDNVAAPWPSSSSLSSLSLCAPEMSLPALPIPQMSRSSGSYGLEMRTLIPFMYLVSSLLF is encoded by the exons ATGGAGCTGCTTAATGCTGATTCTCGCCTTCGCA GTACAATCTATCATCGATttctcatatttgcaatttggtTATGTGGTTTCCAGCAAGTTGTGTCTCAGGAAGTGGTACTTAAACCAAAGTCCAGCGTTCCTGATAAATTTGTGCTGTCTGATCCTCCTGCTGGcctctttgatccaatagagatcTCTCCTGCTGTCATTCCACGTAATCCATATCCTGTAGAACCACTACCACCAATGTATCCGTCCTTTCCAAGCACATATGAGCCAATTTTGACTGGGAAATGCCCTGTAAATTTTTCTTCAATATCAGATATTGTGGATAAGACTGCCTCTGATTGTTCTGCACCTTTAGCAGCATTAGTTGGGAACGTTATTTGTTGTCCCCAGGTTAATAGTTTGATGCACATTTTCCAAGCCACTTATAGCAGTGAATCTAACACGCTTGTTCTGCACCAGGCTGCTGCTAATGATTGTTTTTCAGATGTCATGAACATATTAGCTAGCAGAGGGGCAAACAGTACTATCCCTACACTTTGCTCTGTGAAACCATCAAATCTTACTGGTGGTTCATGTCCTGTGAAGGAGATTACATCATTTGAGAAAACAGTTAACACAAGCAAACTGCTAGATGCATGCAGTGCAGTTGACCCACTTAAGGAGTGCTGCAGGCCCATCTGTCAACCTGCAATCATGGAAGCTGCACTTCGCATCTCTCTAGGAGGAGCAAGTATGCTTGAGATTTCTAATATACCTGGGAGTGGCACCACAGTCAGTGTTGTCAATGACTGTAAAGGGGTGGTGTATGCTTGGCTTTCTAGGAAGCTCTCACCAGAGGCTGCTAATGCTGCTTTTCGGATATTATCTGGCTGCAAAGTTAACAAAG TTTGTCCCTTGACATTTGAAGAGCCTTCGTCAGTTATCAAAGCATGCCGTGATGTGGCTTCTCCGAATCCTTCCTGCTGTGCTTCATTGAATACTTATATTGCAGCAATACAAAAACAAATGCTGATAACAAATAGGCAAGCCATCAACTGCGCGACACTCTTTGGGTCAATGCTACAGAAAGGAGGTGTTATGACAAATGTATATGAACTTTGTGATGTTGACTTGAAAGACTTCAGCCTTCAGG GCTGTCTGcttcggagtttaccagcagaCATTGTACTTGATAATGTGACAGGCTTTAGCTTTACATGTGACTTGAGTGACAATGTTGCTGCACCATGGCCTTCCTCATCTTCTCTTTCATCCTTGTCCCTTTGTGCCCCTG AGATGTCATTGCCGGCGTTACCAATACCACAGATGTCTAGAAGCTCAG